In the genome of candidate division KSB1 bacterium, one region contains:
- a CDS encoding metal-dependent hydrolase has translation MAKLTFLSHAAFLLETNGIRILIDPFLTGNPLATLKPEEIKCDYILLTHGHGDHVGDTVEIAKGNNATVISNYEIASWCGSQGLTAHPMHIGGAHKFPFGRIKLTIAHHGSGYESNGQMIYMGNPAGALITVEGKTIYHAGDTGLFYDMKLIGEMNSIDVALLPIGDNFTMGIDDAVKAVEFLNPRLAIPMHYKTFDVIDVEPQEFVRKIESSGMKAQVLAVGEELTV, from the coding sequence ATGGCTAAACTCACTTTTTTAAGTCATGCGGCTTTTCTTTTGGAAACTAATGGGATAAGAATTCTAATTGATCCCTTTTTAACTGGAAATCCTTTAGCCACTTTAAAACCCGAAGAAATCAAATGCGACTATATTTTACTGACTCACGGTCACGGCGATCATGTTGGCGACACGGTAGAAATTGCAAAGGGTAACAACGCCACGGTCATTTCGAATTATGAAATCGCAAGTTGGTGTGGTTCGCAAGGATTAACAGCACACCCAATGCATATCGGCGGTGCCCATAAGTTTCCATTTGGCCGGATTAAGCTAACAATTGCTCATCATGGTTCAGGGTATGAATCCAATGGCCAAATGATTTACATGGGGAATCCGGCCGGAGCGCTTATCACGGTTGAAGGAAAAACGATTTACCATGCAGGCGACACCGGGCTTTTTTACGACATGAAACTAATCGGCGAAATGAATTCAATTGATGTGGCCCTTTTACCTATCGGCGATAATTTTACAATGGGAATTGATGATGCAGTAAAAGCGGTCGAGTTTTTGAATCCCAGACTGGCCATCCCCATGCACTACAAAACGTTTGACGTTATCGATGTGGAACCGCAGGAATTTGTGCGGAAAATTGAATCCAGCGGAATGAAAGCTCAGGTTTTAGCAGTTGGTGAAGAATTAACTGTTTAG